Proteins encoded together in one Candidatus Xianfuyuplasma coldseepsis window:
- a CDS encoding NAD(P)H-dependent glycerol-3-phosphate dehydrogenase, with protein sequence MKISVIGGGSWGLALSTVLSNNNHDVLVYDVDPKIVKKVNTLHICIQLDEDINDDIRATNNIQEAISFSDVLLFAVPTKVLRPALRSVVDVIERPKLCINAAKGIEPETFLRVSEIFKEMVPAEFLKGFVALSGPSHAEEVIQGMTTVITCASEVEEHAIFAQHLFHNSDYFRVYSSTDLKGVELGGALKNIFALASGLIAGKGLGDNARAALITRGLVEMQKFYESYGADTASLFGLTGIGDLIVTCTSPHSRNFQAGYKIGHGKDLEETLESMTMVVEGIRTCEAAYKYAVEHDLELPIIEQIYNVLFNKLDPEIAYRNLFERSRKKEL encoded by the coding sequence ATGAAAATCAGTGTTATTGGTGGTGGATCCTGGGGTCTTGCCCTATCCACTGTCCTCAGCAACAACAATCATGATGTGTTGGTATATGATGTTGATCCAAAAATCGTCAAAAAAGTGAATACATTGCACATTTGTATTCAATTAGATGAGGATATTAATGACGATATTCGCGCAACAAATAACATTCAAGAGGCGATATCCTTTAGTGATGTCCTCTTGTTTGCCGTACCGACAAAAGTACTGCGTCCAGCGTTGCGTAGTGTAGTTGACGTCATCGAACGACCAAAATTATGCATCAATGCAGCCAAAGGAATTGAACCGGAAACATTTTTACGTGTCAGTGAGATCTTTAAAGAGATGGTACCGGCCGAATTTTTAAAAGGATTTGTGGCCTTGAGTGGTCCCTCCCATGCCGAAGAGGTCATTCAAGGAATGACGACTGTCATCACGTGTGCAAGTGAAGTGGAGGAACATGCGATTTTTGCACAACATCTCTTCCATAATAGTGATTATTTCCGTGTCTACTCATCCACCGATTTGAAAGGTGTTGAACTTGGTGGAGCGCTAAAAAATATTTTTGCTCTTGCAAGTGGTTTAATTGCCGGAAAAGGACTCGGTGATAACGCACGAGCAGCATTAATTACTCGTGGTTTGGTCGAAATGCAGAAATTTTATGAGTCGTATGGTGCTGATACAGCTAGCCTGTTTGGATTGACAGGAATTGGTGATTTGATTGTTACTTGTACCAGTCCTCATTCACGTAACTTCCAAGCCGGGTATAAAATCGGACACGGGAAGGATCTAGAAGAGACACTCGAATCAATGACCATGGTTGTTGAAGGGATACGAACATGCGAAGCAGCCTATAAGTACGCCGTTGAACACGATTTAGAATTACCGATTATTGAACAGATTTATAATGTTTTATTTAATAAATTAGACCCCGAAATCGCCTATCGGAACCTCTTTGAGCGGAGTCGAAAAAAAGAGCTTTGA
- a CDS encoding HU family DNA-binding protein: MNKTELIARIAEVSGLTKKDSETALNATLAAVQESLVAGEKVVLTGFGTFEVRNRKARVGHNPRTNEKIHIPAQKSPAFKAGKVLKEAVR, translated from the coding sequence ATGAACAAAACTGAATTAATTGCTCGCATCGCAGAGGTTTCAGGTTTAACAAAAAAAGATTCTGAAACTGCATTGAACGCAACATTAGCAGCTGTACAAGAATCATTAGTAGCAGGAGAAAAAGTAGTCTTAACTGGATTTGGTACATTTGAAGTACGCAATCGTAAAGCTCGTGTTGGTCACAACCCACGTACCAACGAAAAAATTCACATTCCTGCACAAAAATCACCTGCTTTCAAAGCTGGTAAAGTTTTAAAAGAAGCTGTAAGATAA
- a CDS encoding ankyrin repeat domain-containing protein yields the protein MDYDHFLQYGDGTSSCIHQATLTNDTNYIVTYLKQGGDVHIKDDRNQTLLHLATRNKAAHSMRLLLQVGVNPNLGDKFGDTPLHIASYMGNDAMVSLLVEHGADPNTPNDNQDTPLHKAAFKGSVSCLEILLAHGADIYRTNEFHSSVIQHAVRSKKIKAVKYLIEQGAIINSLDDRGQSTLHYAALYSTVDIVQYLIEQGVNPYSKTNYRLTPLHMAVEHPMFEMVQVFLQSGLTSYDQSKFNQSPYDIAVQKNKYEAIETFNRLKNDAEYQSKLKANQLTLSIVMNDFDLAVSLIPRSNVNNKDIFGNTPLFYAIMNHEPYLVEQLIAHDASVYNIDSKQLDAIYYAVLIGDVDMVKTILKKQHNLGKKYLGYNVLDYATHNDQTAIKEVLVKHQ from the coding sequence GTGGATTACGATCATTTTTTACAGTATGGTGACGGCACAAGTAGCTGTATCCATCAAGCAACACTCACCAATGACACAAACTATATTGTCACGTACTTAAAACAAGGTGGCGATGTCCATATCAAAGACGATCGCAACCAAACATTGCTTCATCTTGCCACCCGGAACAAAGCTGCGCATTCGATGCGCTTATTATTACAAGTCGGGGTGAATCCCAATCTTGGTGACAAGTTTGGCGATACCCCCTTACATATCGCCAGTTACATGGGCAATGATGCGATGGTGTCTTTGCTTGTTGAACATGGTGCAGATCCAAACACACCCAACGACAATCAGGATACCCCACTCCATAAAGCCGCGTTCAAAGGAAGTGTTTCATGTCTCGAAATTCTGCTGGCTCATGGTGCAGATATTTATCGTACAAACGAGTTTCACTCGAGTGTGATTCAACATGCGGTTCGCAGTAAAAAAATCAAAGCCGTAAAATATTTAATAGAACAAGGAGCAATTATAAATTCCTTGGATGATCGAGGCCAATCGACATTGCATTACGCGGCACTGTATTCCACTGTTGACATTGTTCAATATCTGATTGAACAAGGGGTAAACCCATATTCGAAAACAAACTACCGGTTAACGCCACTTCACATGGCCGTCGAACATCCGATGTTTGAAATGGTGCAGGTGTTCTTGCAATCGGGGTTAACATCGTATGATCAATCGAAGTTTAATCAATCACCCTATGATATTGCCGTACAAAAAAACAAATACGAAGCCATTGAAACCTTTAATCGGTTAAAAAACGATGCCGAGTATCAATCAAAATTGAAAGCAAATCAACTAACCCTTTCAATCGTAATGAATGATTTTGATTTGGCGGTATCCTTAATTCCTAGAAGCAACGTCAACAACAAAGATATCTTTGGCAATACCCCGTTATTCTATGCGATCATGAATCACGAACCCTATTTGGTCGAACAGTTGATCGCCCATGACGCCTCGGTCTATAATATTGATAGTAAACAGCTGGATGCAATTTACTACGCGGTATTGATTGGTGATGTGGACATGGTGAAAACCATATTAAAAAAGCAACACAACCTCGGAAAAAAATACTTGGGTTATAACGTGTTAGATTATGCCACACACAATGATCAAACAGCGATAAAAGAGGTGCTTGTAAAACATCAATAA